Genomic DNA from Oncorhynchus kisutch isolate 150728-3 unplaced genomic scaffold, Okis_V2 scaffold2273, whole genome shotgun sequence:
cccctgaaaaacatccccacagcatgatgctgccaccaccatgcttcaccgtagggatggtgccatgtttcctcccgacgtgacgtttggcatttaggccaaagagttcagtcttggacCAGagatcttgtttgtcatggtctgagagtcgtgCTGTCATGTGggtcttttactgaggaatggcttccgtctgggccactgtaccataaaggttggtggagtgctgcagagatggttgtccttctggaagggttcttccatcaccacagaggaactctggagtgctGTAAGTGTGACTATTGGGTtcttgtcacctccctgaccaaggcccttttctcccgattgctcagtttagccaggcgaccagctctgggaagagtcttggtgattccacaCGTCTtttatttaagaatgattgaggccactggttcttggactttcaatgctgtaaaaaaaaaaaaactgtgtaCCACATTCCTCGTCACAATCCTGCTCGGAGCTCGAcagacaattcattcgacctcatggcctggtttttctgttttttattttttaaacatttgcaaaTATTGTACCAAACCTTTtttcgctttatcattatggggtattgtgtgtagatttgatgaggggggaaaaaaataattcaatccattttagagtaaggctgtaataacaaaatgtggaaaaagtcaaggggtctgaatactttctgaaggcactgtatgatggATTCTTGGCCAGGGCTCACACGGAAAAAGAGATTTAAAAGTTTCAGTGTGACttctctggttaaataaaggatgaatcAAATGATACGGAGCGGTGCTAGTTGCTAGGCTATGTTACCCTGCTGTAAAGACTTGGTTTAGTGGGTTGTTGCATTTCTGTTTTGATGTGTCATGTCTAATAGAATGTGTATTCATTGGCCCAAACAATGGAcagtgttcagtagggcacacaatagcaaaacattttgcaatggaatATTTTCAAAACATTTTCTACCTACTGaacaggtgtgtttgtgtgtgtgtgtgcgcacacaggCCGTTGACCCAGGAGGAGATGGCCCAGCGCAGGGAGCtggccagacagagacacactgagagaCTGGCAGCCATTCAGCAGACGGAAAGTGGGGAGGGAAATGGCCAATCAGGAAGTACAACACCGGCAACCACTCCTGGTGGAGACAACACCATAGGtaagtttctctctctcactctcactctcactctcactctctcacacacacacacacacacacacacaccacacacacacacacacacacacacacacacacacacacacacacactattacctTGCTAAAACCCCAACCCCTGGCCTCTTTTCCCCTAGTGGTTTGGAAGCTCTGGCCATTTCCAATAACCAATATGTTCATGATGATACCACTGATACCAGTGTCTGTCTCATTGTCTTCCCTGACATGCAGGTAGTGAGGGTGTCTCAGGCCAGATACAGGGCCTGCCTCTGAAGGCTAaaccagaggaggaggaggagaaggagacgtTCGTAGCCTTCGCCAGAGTCTACAGCGGGGTGGTCCGCAGAGGACAGAAGGTGTTTGTGATGGGGCCCAAGTACGACCCTGCACAAGGCCTGCGCATGGTAAGGATGTACACACttacaggcaggcacacacacacacacacaggcatgtggacacacacacgtacacacactctgCAGAGGCACAAAACACATTTTCTGCTCAATTTGCAATATTCACCAGACAAAACAATAACTGTTCTGAAGATGAAACCAAATGCTGTTTGTTCAAAGAGCAGCAATCATACATTTTCTGCGTGTTTGTTTCCATCTCAAGATGTGTATTCCAAGGTTAAAGATAACATTGACTTCTATGATGAGGGCTGTGTTCCCCTGTGGCCTGGGCAACAGTAGTGCGCTAtatactgtagggaatagggtgccatttgagacagacAAAGTCGTTGTATTATTGTTGCCTCGTCCCTCCTGGCGTCAGTAGCAGTACTACTAACTAACAATTGCTTTTAGAATCCAATATCACACAACCAATATactaatgttctctctctgtttctctcgctctatctGTATGTCAGCTCCCAGAGGGCAGTACTAGTGTGAGTGCCTGTCTCCCTCCCGTCCCTCACCTGGCCTGCTGCACCATGGACAGCCTCTACCTGCTGATGGGCAGAGAGCTGGAGGAACTAGAAGAGGTGCCATCAGGGAACGTACTGGGTACGTACTCAAACACCTACACCTACTTGAAGTGAATGGTCTTTTGAAAGGTTCATGCATAATAGGATATTAACTTGTTATCCAATGTTTTTTTTACTGCACAAATAAAGGTGAAAGTTACATCTTTCAGAGTTCTTTGAAAGGCCCAGTGCCGTCAgacgtgattttcctgtgttttatatatatatttccacactgaggttggaataatattgtgaaaaaATATGGTAATGCATTAGTGTAAGCGCTGTTTGAAAAGATTTCAGTCTGTTCTGGTGTGATGGatttttggccttccatggtgacatcaccatgcgataaattagttaatagaccaataagaaagagagttccaaacctctctgccaataagagCAAGTTTTCAGTTTTACCCTCCCCACTAATATCATACCCAGACAGtcttagcaaaattcttgcttgagaaattgcacttggctaagaagctattttttgttttgtttttttaaacaatttttattgaaaacaatcacagtcaggtacttaattgttacccagaaattatttgagattaaaaactgctgcattggaccttttaaaGCTAGAATTCttagttgctacatacatttttgaaAACTGATAAATGAATGatacattgattcttgaagaatataacttgtaaATTTCTCATGATCATGTCGTAcccaatcagaacccaaaatataagcttattttactccaatgtttgtaaacaatgtgaaTGTAAACACTGTACAGTCACAACATGGTTGAAACTATCATTTTAATACTATTAACCTAAGGTCCTTGCATCcttagctctgtctatgaatttgatttgagtggttacatttctccaggcccatccctcagtttTTCACCAAAACAGAActggataagtgtgtgtgtgtgtgtgtgtgtgtgtgtgtgtgtgtgtgtgtgtgtgtgtgtgtgtgtgtgtgtgtgtgtgtgtgtgtggtgtgtgtgtgtgtgtacgtgatcACTTTGCAGATCTCTACATTCAATTACTGAAAGGGAAACTTTTTGCCTTGCCTACACCATTAGGACATTATGAAATAGATGTGCATTAGCCATATTGACTATACAGCAGCTGTCTAATGCCCTTATCGTGGAGAAGATGATTTATCATGTAGTGGTCCTGTCAGCACCAGACTACACATCCAGTTCATCATGTAGTGGTCCGGTCAGCACCAGACTACACATCCAGTTCATCATGTAGTGGTCCGGTCAGCACCAGACTACACATCCAGTTCATCATGTAGTGGTCCTGTCAGCACCAGACTACACATCCAGTTCATCATGTAGTGGTCCTGTCAGCACCAGACTACACATCCAGTTCATCATGTAGTGGTCCTGTCAGCACCAGACTACACATCCAGTTCATCATGTAGTGGTCCTGTCAGCACCAGACTACACATCCAGTTCATCATGTAGTGGTCCTGTCAGCACCAGACTACACATCCAGTTCATCATGTAGTGGTCCTGTCAGCACCAGACTACACATCCAGTTCATCATGTAGTGGTCCTGTCAGCACCAGACTACACATCCAGTTCATCATGTAGTGGTCCTGTCAGCACCAGACTACACATCCAGTTCATCATGTAGTGGTCCTGTCAGCACCAGACTACACATCCAGTTCATCATGTAGTGGTCCTGTCAGCACCAGACTACACATCCAGTTCTTCATCAAGACaggaaagacagggtcctgaagagGGAACGTTTTTTGTTTGTTACTGAGTTTAGTACACTACCGTTGGGCCACCATTGGtgaagagtagtgcactatgttgagAATAGGGTACCTTTTCGGTACGCTACCCTAAGGCTCCACTGATTGCTGCTAGTATGAAGCTATCATCATGTTGCCGGTCATTACAAGCCTATAAAGAGCAATGGGAGATTTATTTTGTCTGATGAAGAGCCACCATGCGTCCCAAATAGTACCCGCTCTGTTGTTTTCTGCATTGCTTTTGActgggcccatagagctctggtcaaacagtgcactatatagggatattGGACTATGCATTATCATCCAGTTTAATCTGCTTGGATAATGGACGCTATCGAGATCTgacacttcaataatgtttctaCAAATGCATTGTTTTGTTATGCATCTTAATGTCTGATCAGTTTTTCCTGACCAAGATGGACCATTTTCTATCATACCAATGTCCATTCTAGTGTTTTATATGTAATGGTAAACTGGGCAgttggagccctgaatgctgatttggctgactgccgtggtatatcagaccgtataccaccggtatgacaacattttatttttactgctctaattacattggtaaccagtttataatagcaataaggcatctcaggggtttgtgatatatggccaatacccccatggctaatggctgtatccaggcattGCGTTGtgtttaagaacagcccttagccatggtacattggccatataccacaccccctcgtgccttattgcttaattctaTGATGGACACTATTTTCTTGGATATGGTGAAAATAAAG
This window encodes:
- the LOC116369660 gene encoding elongation factor-like GTPase 1 is translated as MAQRRELARQRHTERLAAIQQTESGEGNGQSGSTTPATTPGGDNTIGSEGVSGQIQGLPLKAKPEEEEEKETFVAFARVYSGVVRRGQKVFVMGPKYDPAQGLRMLPEGSTSVSACLPPVPHLACCTMDSLYLLMGRELEELEEVPSGNVLGTYSNTYTYLK